The following proteins are co-located in the Insulibacter thermoxylanivorax genome:
- a CDS encoding ATP-binding cassette domain-containing protein, with protein sequence MKLSINGVTKRYQRGRKAALQQFTAELTPGIYGILGPNGAGKTTLMNLVTDQMKPDEGEILYNGVPIHRLGRAYRDVLGYMPQQQGIYREFTGRRFLWYMAALKGLPTSKAKSKIEELLSIVNLTKDADTKLGAYSGGMKQRILIAQALLNDPELLIMDEPTAGLDPKERIRIRNFISTIALNRIVIIATHVVSDIEFISKEILLMKEGKLILKDQPVNILSKMEGHVHEVRIDKTELSQYQARYKISNISSDRDGIWVRIVHEEPLSDELEMREVKPNLEDVYLYHFEE encoded by the coding sequence ATGAAACTATCGATTAACGGTGTCACTAAACGTTATCAGCGCGGACGTAAAGCAGCGCTTCAACAGTTTACTGCAGAACTAACTCCCGGCATATATGGTATATTAGGTCCAAATGGTGCAGGTAAAACAACTTTAATGAATTTAGTAACGGATCAGATGAAGCCCGATGAGGGTGAGATATTATACAATGGGGTGCCGATCCATCGTCTGGGCCGCGCATACCGTGATGTGTTAGGGTACATGCCCCAGCAGCAGGGGATTTATCGCGAATTTACCGGCCGGCGATTTTTATGGTATATGGCTGCCCTTAAGGGATTGCCAACGAGTAAAGCAAAATCGAAAATAGAAGAATTATTATCGATCGTCAATTTGACTAAAGATGCCGATACAAAACTAGGCGCATATTCTGGAGGGATGAAACAACGCATATTGATTGCGCAGGCGCTGCTTAATGATCCAGAGCTGTTAATCATGGATGAGCCGACTGCAGGACTTGATCCGAAAGAGCGGATTCGTATTCGGAATTTTATATCAACAATTGCTTTAAATAGAATTGTTATAATTGCGACACATGTTGTGTCGGATATCGAATTTATCTCTAAGGAAATTCTACTGATGAAAGAGGGAAAATTGATCTTAAAAGATCAGCCTGTGAACATTCTATCGAAGATGGAAGGCCATGTGCATGAAGTACGTATAGATAAAACCGAATTATCACAATATCAAGCCCGTTATAAAATTAGTAATATTTCAAGTGATCGCGATGGCATATGGGTTAGAATCGTTCATGAAGAACCGTTGTCTGACGAGCTGGAAATGAGAGAGGTCAAACCCAACTTAGAAGACGTGTATTTGTATCATTTTGAGGAATAA
- the araA gene encoding L-arabinose isomerase — translation MSQQLKREFWFVIGSQHLYGEEALAQVKANAQKMTDALNNSGVLPYPIVLQDLAVSAEKITSIMKEVNYRDEVAGVITWMHTFSPAKMWIRGTQILQKPLLHLATQFNESIPWDTIDMDFMNLNQAAHGDREYGHINARLNKRNKIVVGYWQRPEVQIQIAEWMDVAVAYNESFNIKVARFGDNMRSVAVTEGDKVEAQIKFGWTVDYYGIGDLVQYVNAVTDKEIDELMAEYAELYDFDYGSYSKEDWEASVRIQASYEIALKRFLDERGYNAFTTNFEDLHGMRQLPGLAVQRLMAQGYGFAGEGDWKTAALNRLLKVMSHNQSTGFMEDYTYELAAGQEAILQSHMLEVDPTFAGKRPRIFVAPLGIGDREDPARLVFDGKAGEGVVVSMADFGTHFKLLVNEISAFEPTVPAPKLPVARVLWKVKPNFHDGVRTWIENGGGHHTVASLNLTTDQIVTLAKMFDVETVVIK, via the coding sequence ATGTCTCAACAACTCAAAAGAGAATTCTGGTTCGTCATAGGTTCTCAACATCTGTATGGGGAAGAAGCACTGGCGCAAGTCAAGGCCAATGCTCAGAAGATGACGGATGCGCTGAACAACAGCGGAGTGCTGCCATACCCCATCGTGTTGCAGGATCTGGCTGTCAGTGCAGAGAAGATCACAAGCATCATGAAAGAAGTGAACTACCGCGACGAAGTAGCAGGCGTGATCACCTGGATGCATACTTTCTCGCCGGCCAAGATGTGGATCCGCGGAACGCAGATTCTGCAGAAGCCGCTGCTGCACCTGGCTACGCAGTTCAATGAGAGCATCCCATGGGATACGATCGATATGGACTTCATGAACCTCAACCAAGCTGCGCACGGCGACCGCGAGTACGGTCATATCAATGCCCGTCTGAACAAACGCAACAAGATCGTCGTTGGCTACTGGCAGCGGCCGGAGGTTCAGATACAGATCGCCGAGTGGATGGATGTCGCTGTTGCTTATAACGAAAGCTTCAACATCAAGGTGGCGCGCTTCGGCGATAACATGAGAAGCGTTGCGGTTACCGAAGGGGATAAGGTTGAAGCTCAGATAAAATTCGGCTGGACCGTGGATTACTACGGGATCGGCGATCTGGTGCAGTACGTCAATGCGGTAACGGATAAGGAAATCGATGAGCTGATGGCGGAATATGCGGAGCTGTATGATTTTGACTACGGCAGCTACAGCAAGGAAGATTGGGAAGCCAGCGTGCGGATTCAAGCAAGCTATGAGATCGCCCTTAAGCGTTTCTTGGATGAGAGAGGGTACAATGCCTTCACTACGAACTTCGAGGATCTCCATGGCATGAGACAGCTTCCGGGTCTCGCTGTGCAGCGCTTGATGGCACAGGGCTACGGCTTCGCTGGAGAAGGGGATTGGAAGACAGCTGCCCTGAACCGCTTGCTTAAGGTGATGAGCCACAATCAGAGCACGGGCTTCATGGAGGACTACACCTATGAGCTGGCTGCTGGTCAGGAAGCGATCCTGCAATCCCATATGCTCGAAGTAGACCCGACCTTCGCCGGCAAGCGTCCGCGCATCTTCGTTGCACCGCTCGGCATCGGCGACCGCGAAGACCCGGCGCGTCTGGTCTTCGACGGCAAGGCAGGGGAGGGCGTCGTCGTATCGATGGCTGACTTCGGCACCCACTTCAAGCTGCTCGTCAATGAGATCTCGGCCTTCGAACCGACGGTTCCTGCTCCGAAGCTGCCGGTGGCGCGCGTGCTCTGGAAGGTGAAGCCGAACTTCCATGACGGCGTGAGAACTTGGATCGAGAACGGCGGCGGCCACCATACGGTAGCGTCGCTGAATCTGACGACGGATCAGATCGTCACTTTAGCGAAGATGTTTGATGTAGAGACTGTAGTGATTAAGTAA
- a CDS encoding L-ribulose-5-phosphate 4-epimerase has product MLEQLKEEVYVANLELPKHGLVKFTWGNASGIDRERGLFVIKPSGVDYDKLKPSDMVVVDLDGNVVEGDLRPSSDTATHAVLYKHFPEIGGIVHTHSTWATIWAQAGLDVPCMGTTHADTFYGTIPCARYLTKEEIDRGYEHETGMVIVETFKERGIDPMAVPAVLLHGHAPFTWGKDVMSAVVNSVVLEEVCMMNLYTRQLNSFAKELPQEILDKHYLRKHGKDAYYGQN; this is encoded by the coding sequence GTGCTTGAACAACTGAAAGAAGAAGTCTATGTAGCGAACTTGGAATTGCCCAAACACGGTTTGGTGAAGTTTACTTGGGGTAATGCCAGCGGCATCGACCGGGAGCGCGGTCTGTTCGTTATCAAGCCGAGCGGCGTCGACTATGACAAGCTAAAGCCAAGCGATATGGTCGTCGTCGATCTGGACGGCAACGTCGTCGAGGGGGACTTGAGACCGTCCTCCGATACCGCTACCCATGCGGTGCTGTACAAACATTTCCCGGAGATCGGCGGCATCGTCCATACCCACTCGACTTGGGCGACGATCTGGGCACAGGCCGGCTTGGATGTTCCCTGCATGGGAACAACGCATGCCGATACCTTCTATGGCACGATTCCCTGCGCCCGCTACTTAACCAAAGAGGAGATCGATCGCGGGTATGAGCATGAGACGGGCATGGTCATCGTCGAGACTTTCAAGGAGCGGGGGATCGATCCCATGGCGGTTCCAGCGGTCCTGCTTCATGGTCATGCGCCGTTCACCTGGGGCAAAGATGTGATGTCCGCCGTGGTGAACAGCGTCGTGTTGGAAGAGGTCTGCATGATGAATCTCTATACGCGTCAGTTGAACTCCTTCGCGAAGGAATTGCCGCAGGAGATCCTGGACAAACACTATCTCCGCAAACACGGCAAGGATGCTTACTACGGTCAGAATTAA
- a CDS encoding xylulokinase, with protein sequence MNQEKLREAVANGETSLGIEFGSTRIKAVLIDRAFNAIATGSYEWENQLKDGYWTYDQEDIIAGMQTAYREMKREVQDRFGITLSKVGSIGFSAMMHGYMAFDDQGRLLVPFRTWRNATTGEAARKLTEVFQFNIPERWSIAHLYQAILNGEEHVPRIDNLTTLAGYIHWLLTGKRAIGIGDASGIFPIDEATRDYNQRMIRQFEELIADRGYPWKLQDLLPKVYLAGEEAGTLTEEGAKMLDPDGDLVPGIPLCPPEGDAGTGMVATNSVRKRTGNISVGTSVFAMIVLERELSKVYPEIDMVTTPSGDPVAMVHANNCSSDLNAWMDLFREFAEAMGYGVDAGKLYSVLLNKALEADADGGGLLSYGYLSGENITGFDQGRPLFVRSPKSKFNLANFMRTHLFTAFGALKIGMDILTKQEQVEIDGILAHGGLFKTPVVGQKLLAAALNVPVSVMSTAGEGGAWGMAILASYMINRDQGESLEDFLDKKVFLGVESTELAPDAEDVKGFETFIERYKAGLAIERAAVDHLLENGRA encoded by the coding sequence ATGAATCAAGAGAAGCTGCGGGAAGCGGTGGCGAATGGGGAAACCTCGCTGGGAATCGAATTCGGCTCGACGCGGATCAAGGCGGTGCTGATCGACCGAGCGTTTAACGCGATTGCGACAGGAAGCTATGAATGGGAGAACCAGTTGAAGGACGGGTATTGGACCTATGATCAAGAGGACATCATCGCTGGCATGCAGACGGCTTATCGCGAGATGAAGCGGGAAGTGCAGGATCGCTTCGGCATCACGCTCAGCAAAGTCGGCTCCATCGGATTCTCCGCGATGATGCACGGGTATATGGCCTTCGACGATCAGGGCCGGCTGCTCGTTCCGTTCCGCACATGGCGGAACGCGACGACCGGTGAAGCTGCAAGGAAACTCACGGAAGTGTTCCAGTTCAACATTCCTGAGCGGTGGAGCATCGCGCACCTGTATCAAGCGATCTTAAACGGTGAAGAACATGTGCCGCGGATCGATAACCTGACAACCTTGGCCGGCTATATCCACTGGCTGCTTACTGGGAAGAGAGCAATCGGAATCGGGGATGCCTCGGGGATCTTCCCGATCGATGAAGCGACCCGGGATTACAACCAGAGGATGATCCGGCAATTCGAAGAGTTGATCGCAGACCGCGGCTATCCGTGGAAACTGCAGGATCTCCTCCCGAAAGTATACCTCGCAGGGGAAGAAGCAGGTACGCTGACGGAAGAGGGCGCGAAGATGCTCGATCCGGACGGCGATCTTGTGCCGGGTATCCCGCTCTGTCCTCCGGAGGGCGATGCAGGGACGGGCATGGTGGCGACGAACAGTGTGCGCAAACGCACAGGGAATATCTCTGTCGGCACCTCCGTCTTTGCGATGATCGTGCTGGAGCGGGAGCTCAGCAAGGTGTATCCGGAGATCGATATGGTGACGACGCCCAGCGGCGATCCGGTAGCCATGGTTCACGCCAACAACTGCTCGAGCGACCTGAATGCTTGGATGGATCTGTTCCGCGAATTTGCAGAGGCGATGGGCTATGGGGTGGATGCCGGTAAGCTTTACAGCGTGCTCTTGAACAAGGCGCTGGAAGCCGATGCCGACGGCGGCGGACTGCTCAGCTACGGCTATCTCTCGGGCGAGAACATCACCGGCTTCGATCAGGGCAGACCGCTCTTCGTTCGCTCACCGAAGAGCAAGTTCAACCTCGCTAACTTCATGCGTACGCACCTGTTCACCGCCTTCGGTGCGCTGAAGATCGGCATGGATATCCTGACCAAGCAGGAGCAGGTTGAGATCGACGGCATCCTGGCCCATGGAGGGTTGTTCAAGACCCCTGTTGTTGGCCAGAAACTCCTGGCTGCTGCTTTGAACGTGCCGGTATCTGTGATGTCTACGGCCGGTGAAGGCGGAGCCTGGGGCATGGCGATTCTCGCCTCGTATATGATCAATCGGGATCAAGGCGAGAGCCTGGAAGATTTCCTCGACAAGAAGGTCTTCCTCGGTGTCGAGAGCACGGAGCTGGCGCCGGATGCTGAGGATGTGAAGGGATTCGAAACCTTCATCGAACGCTACAAAGCAGGCCTGGCGATCGAGCGGGCTGCTGTGGATCACCTGCTGGAGAATGGGAGGGCTTAA
- a CDS encoding GntR family transcriptional regulator, translated as MKPKYQIIIDDIKSKILSGQYKIGEQIPTESALQEMYKVSRQTVRKAILELANEGFVRSEQGSGTYVSGHYRSRANGKSSSRTIGVITTYISDYIFPSIIRGIESRLNEDNYSLLLASTNNDVAQEKKALEMMLSYGVEGLIVEPTRSNVFNPNIAYYLAFQEQEIPFVMINAYYEELDVPFFCLDDVKSSYLATRELISRGHKEIGIIAKMDDLQGKFRMKGFVQALSEAKLTFRPEHVLTFDTLTKSELSRSLENFLSLHRHEFTALVCYNDEVGLEVVNVCRKLGIAIPEELSIVGQDNSYIAQNANIKLATLTHPQEQLGRDAADWIIKRLQGKKDLPIHNYYQPAFIEGETIKAIRRMADQT; from the coding sequence ATGAAACCTAAATATCAGATCATCATAGATGATATTAAGAGCAAGATCCTCTCAGGGCAGTATAAGATCGGCGAGCAGATTCCTACGGAATCCGCGCTGCAGGAGATGTACAAGGTCAGCCGTCAGACGGTCCGCAAGGCGATCCTTGAATTAGCCAATGAAGGCTTCGTCAGAAGCGAACAAGGATCCGGCACTTATGTGAGCGGCCATTACCGGTCGCGGGCGAACGGTAAGTCTTCCAGCCGGACGATCGGCGTGATCACCACCTATATCTCCGACTACATCTTCCCGTCGATCATCCGCGGCATCGAAAGCCGGCTGAATGAAGACAACTATTCCTTGCTGCTAGCAAGTACAAACAATGATGTCGCCCAGGAGAAAAAGGCGCTGGAGATGATGCTGTCCTACGGGGTGGAAGGACTCATCGTGGAGCCCACTCGAAGCAATGTATTCAATCCCAACATCGCTTATTACTTGGCATTCCAGGAACAGGAGATCCCCTTCGTCATGATCAATGCCTATTATGAGGAACTGGATGTGCCGTTCTTCTGCCTGGATGATGTCAAGTCCAGCTATCTAGCCACCCGTGAACTGATCTCCAGGGGGCATAAGGAGATTGGGATCATAGCCAAGATGGACGACCTGCAAGGGAAGTTCCGGATGAAAGGGTTTGTCCAAGCGCTCAGCGAAGCCAAGTTGACCTTCCGTCCAGAACATGTACTGACCTTCGACACCTTAACGAAGTCTGAGCTGTCCCGCAGCTTGGAGAATTTCCTGTCGCTCCATCGACATGAATTCACCGCCCTCGTATGTTACAACGATGAGGTGGGACTGGAAGTCGTCAACGTCTGCCGGAAACTCGGGATCGCCATTCCGGAAGAGTTGTCCATCGTCGGCCAGGACAATTCCTATATCGCCCAGAATGCGAACATCAAGCTCGCAACGCTCACCCATCCGCAGGAGCAGTTGGGACGGGACGCCGCCGACTGGATTATCAAACGTCTGCAAGGGAAGAAGGACCTCCCTATACACAACTATTATCAACCGGCATTCATCGAAGGAGAAACGATCAAAGCGATCCGCAGGATGGCAGATCAAACCTGA
- a CDS encoding glycosyltransferase family 8 protein encodes MNILVTLNAHYLKPLLVMLKSLFYNNPGEYFTIYLMHSSIPEDEIRRLQEYIHRHEGQLEVVNVEDYVFADAPVLLHYTKEMYYRLLAFKLLPEELDRILYLDPDMLVLNPVREFYNTDLEGYLYAAAYHDKISVKELNRIRLMPYEIRNYYNSGVLLMNLALQRERIEEQEIYRFVETNRTRLIMPDQDILNALYSKYIKSVDEKLYNYDARYYNYYRIKTNGKCDMDYILHHTVFLHFCGKKKPWKKDYSGRFHALYKHYEKMAMQALRNAV; translated from the coding sequence ATGAATATTCTGGTAACGTTGAATGCCCATTATCTTAAACCGCTGCTGGTGATGCTGAAGTCCCTGTTTTACAACAACCCCGGCGAATACTTTACGATCTACCTCATGCACTCGTCGATCCCGGAGGACGAGATCCGTCGTTTGCAGGAATACATCCATCGACATGAAGGACAGCTTGAAGTGGTGAACGTGGAGGATTATGTTTTCGCAGACGCACCGGTCCTGCTCCATTACACGAAGGAGATGTATTACCGCTTGCTGGCCTTCAAACTCCTGCCCGAAGAGCTGGATCGGATCCTGTATCTGGATCCCGATATGCTGGTTCTTAATCCTGTAAGGGAATTCTATAACACGGATCTTGAAGGCTATCTCTATGCTGCAGCTTATCATGACAAGATCTCGGTGAAGGAGCTGAACCGGATTCGCCTCATGCCTTACGAGATCCGCAACTACTACAATTCCGGCGTGCTTCTCATGAATCTCGCTCTCCAAAGGGAACGAATCGAGGAACAGGAGATCTATCGGTTCGTGGAGACGAACCGCACCAGGTTGATCATGCCGGATCAGGATATTCTGAATGCCTTGTACTCAAAGTATATCAAGAGCGTGGATGAGAAGTTGTACAATTATGATGCCAGGTATTACAACTACTACCGGATCAAGACGAACGGCAAATGCGATATGGATTATATCCTTCATCATACGGTATTCCTTCATTTCTGCGGGAAGAAGAAACCGTGGAAGAAAGATTACAGCGGAAGGTTCCATGCGCTGTATAAGCATTATGAGAAGATGGCGATGCAAGCTTTAAGGAACGCGGTATAG
- a CDS encoding LysR family transcriptional regulator: MEFKDLEIFQMVAEKGKISEVAKELNYVQSNITMRIQKLEQELNTPLFHRHRRGMILTPEGKKLLAYSKRLLQLADEMKKAVQNREEPAGKLDIGAVETVIHLPVILSNFMMKYQNVDLSLYTGVTKTLEQDVLQHKLDGAFVTETDFHPDLESHEVFSEELILIADANTESLEEAKERPFLCFSEGCKYRARLETWYRDQNIEPQKVLEFGTLETILQSVLMGLGVTFVPKSAVAHLMESGKIKGFTLPERYSKIKTVFIRRADAYLTTTMEKFIETIEVHRTIPMENLAAAL; encoded by the coding sequence ATGGAGTTTAAAGATTTGGAGATCTTTCAGATGGTGGCAGAGAAGGGGAAGATCTCGGAAGTCGCTAAGGAGCTTAATTATGTGCAGTCCAATATTACGATGCGCATTCAGAAACTTGAACAAGAGCTGAATACACCGCTGTTTCATCGGCACCGCCGGGGGATGATCTTAACTCCAGAGGGGAAGAAGCTGCTCGCATACAGCAAACGATTGCTGCAGCTGGCTGATGAGATGAAGAAGGCGGTACAGAATAGAGAGGAGCCGGCGGGGAAGCTGGATATCGGCGCTGTGGAGACGGTCATCCATCTCCCGGTGATCCTGTCGAATTTTATGATGAAGTATCAAAATGTCGATCTTTCCCTGTATACCGGTGTCACCAAAACTCTGGAACAAGACGTGCTGCAGCATAAGTTAGACGGCGCCTTTGTGACAGAGACGGATTTTCACCCCGACCTGGAATCTCATGAAGTATTCAGCGAAGAGTTGATCCTGATTGCGGATGCAAACACGGAATCTCTTGAGGAAGCGAAGGAGAGGCCTTTCCTGTGTTTTAGCGAGGGCTGCAAATATCGCGCCCGTCTGGAAACGTGGTACCGCGATCAGAACATCGAACCGCAGAAGGTGTTGGAATTCGGCACATTGGAGACGATCTTGCAAAGCGTGCTCATGGGATTAGGGGTGACCTTCGTTCCGAAGTCGGCGGTTGCCCACCTCATGGAAAGCGGCAAGATCAAGGGTTTCACGCTGCCGGAACGTTACAGCAAGATCAAAACGGTGTTTATCCGGAGAGCCGATGCTTATCTGACAACAACGATGGAGAAATTCATCGAGACGATCGAGGTACACAGGACGATCCCGATGGAGAATTTGGCGGCTGCTCTGTAA
- a CDS encoding DMT family transporter: MGNRVLFGAFLCFIAAVSWGAMFPVAHAAFRYIDPFCLTIIRYGAVSLLLVPLLWWKEGRQAFRLEGRGLTLWFYGTMAFTVYNLLIFWGEDLLGEPGIMVASIMESLMPMISVVIGWFIFRKRAHAFTMICVLISFAGAVSVITKGDIQAFLGAAGQIIPSILILIAVIGWVIYTNGSEKFSDWSALRYSTLTCLMGTATAIVITIITTLIGYTPAPTIDGLIAASPHLLFMIIFPGIIALLGWNVGVSILSPLNGLLFINFVPVTTLVISIFQGYEVTACDVIGTILIILSLVSNYLYLSRSDRSLSVKTTSESTVKPVQTLREQTL, encoded by the coding sequence GTGGGTAATCGCGTATTATTCGGAGCATTTCTTTGTTTCATCGCTGCAGTATCTTGGGGAGCTATGTTTCCAGTCGCCCACGCAGCCTTTCGTTATATCGATCCCTTCTGCTTGACGATTATTCGCTATGGCGCTGTGTCGCTGCTATTGGTTCCATTGCTTTGGTGGAAAGAAGGCCGACAGGCGTTCCGTTTGGAAGGCCGCGGACTGACACTGTGGTTTTACGGCACGATGGCTTTTACCGTGTATAATCTCCTCATCTTCTGGGGGGAAGATCTCTTAGGTGAGCCGGGGATCATGGTCGCCTCCATCATGGAGTCCCTGATGCCGATGATCTCCGTTGTCATCGGATGGTTCATCTTCAGGAAACGAGCACATGCCTTCACCATGATCTGTGTACTCATCTCCTTCGCAGGAGCGGTATCCGTTATTACCAAAGGCGATATCCAAGCCTTCCTCGGAGCAGCGGGACAGATCATTCCTTCGATCCTGATCTTGATCGCGGTGATCGGCTGGGTGATCTATACGAACGGGAGCGAGAAGTTCAGCGATTGGTCGGCTTTGCGTTATTCTACACTGACCTGCCTGATGGGCACGGCCACAGCGATCGTCATCACCATCATCACGACGCTGATCGGTTATACGCCGGCCCCCACGATCGACGGGTTAATCGCTGCAAGTCCGCATCTCCTGTTTATGATTATCTTCCCGGGGATCATCGCACTCCTGGGCTGGAACGTGGGCGTGAGCATCCTGTCGCCGCTTAACGGACTGTTGTTCATTAATTTCGTACCGGTCACCACGCTGGTAATCTCCATCTTCCAAGGGTATGAAGTGACGGCCTGCGATGTGATCGGCACCATCTTGATCATCCTGTCGCTGGTATCGAACTATCTTTACCTAAGTCGATCGGATCGCAGCTTATCGGTGAAAACAACTTCGGAATCAACCGTCAAGCCGGTTCAAACTTTACGTGAACAAACCTTATAA
- a CDS encoding glycosyltransferase family 4 protein codes for MRIGILAPIAWRTPPRKYGPWEQVCANLADGLAARGHEVYLFATGDSLTKANLLSVCPAPLGENPDLPSRPWELMHIGYALKKADELELDVLHNHMNYLPLPFARLIRTPVVTTLHGAALLEADSRMTYRHYADLPYISISYAEREGCPELNYIANVYNGIRLDQFDYVEDEGHHLLFIGRICADKGADLAVEFARRTGLPLVIAGIISDQAFFDEKIRPWIDDKQIRFVGEVGPEERNRLMGEALALLHLIRAPEPFGLVMAEAMACGTPVIGIGRGSVPEVVEHGVTGFVAADLDEAATFADRLPDINRKACRERVEQHFTLERMVEGYEQAFAKLIDA; via the coding sequence ATGAGAATCGGCATCTTGGCACCCATCGCTTGGCGCACTCCGCCTCGCAAATACGGACCTTGGGAGCAAGTATGCGCCAACTTGGCTGACGGTCTGGCGGCGCGGGGACATGAGGTTTATCTGTTCGCTACCGGGGACTCATTGACCAAGGCGAATCTCCTCTCCGTCTGTCCCGCTCCGCTGGGGGAGAATCCAGACCTGCCCTCCCGGCCGTGGGAGTTGATGCATATCGGATATGCTCTCAAGAAGGCAGACGAATTGGAATTAGATGTGCTGCACAATCATATGAATTACCTGCCGCTGCCCTTCGCGCGTCTCATCCGCACGCCGGTTGTAACGACCTTGCACGGTGCAGCTTTATTGGAAGCTGATTCGCGGATGACGTATCGGCATTACGCCGACCTTCCTTATATCTCGATCAGTTATGCCGAGCGGGAAGGCTGCCCCGAACTGAATTATATCGCGAACGTCTATAACGGCATTCGGCTCGATCAATTCGATTATGTTGAAGATGAAGGACACCACTTGCTGTTCATCGGCCGTATCTGCGCAGATAAGGGGGCCGACCTGGCCGTTGAGTTTGCCCGTCGTACAGGCCTGCCGCTGGTGATCGCGGGAATCATATCGGACCAAGCGTTCTTCGATGAGAAGATTCGCCCGTGGATCGACGACAAACAGATCCGTTTCGTCGGCGAAGTCGGGCCGGAGGAACGCAACCGATTGATGGGAGAGGCCTTGGCGCTGCTGCATCTCATTCGCGCTCCTGAGCCCTTCGGTTTGGTGATGGCCGAGGCGATGGCATGCGGAACCCCGGTAATCGGCATCGGACGCGGCTCTGTGCCGGAAGTCGTCGAGCACGGGGTCACCGGTTTCGTAGCCGCCGATCTGGATGAAGCGGCGACGTTCGCCGATCGCTTGCCGGACATCAACAGAAAGGCCTGCCGTGAGCGCGTCGAGCAGCACTTTACCCTGGAACGCATGGTGGAAGGATATGAACAGGCCTTTGCGAAGCTGATTGATGCTTAA